The stretch of DNA GCTAATTTAAGAAGTTGAGCTATCGAATCACTCTCTTGAGGTAGGAAAACTGCATCAGGAAGAAAATAATAGTTTCCTGGCGTTTCATCTTTTGCATATTTTTCTAACTGCTCTTTTTCTAAAATTAACTCATAACTAAATTCTCTTTCCAGCTGAGCTAATTTCTTCATAGCCTAAAATAACCCTAAGTTTCCTATAGTCAAGAGAGTGATTTTCTTTTCCCTTTTTCCAAAAGATAATAACTAAGCTGAGCCAATTCTGAAGAAAGGTCTATATTACGAATAATAAGACCATCAGAGAATTCCTTTAAAGAAGAAAAATAAGAAGGAGTAAAGTTTAACACTGCTTTAATAGAACTCTTTTTTATTTTCCTCATTACATTAAGAGCCTCCTCTGCAGGAACTGCAACTATAGCGATTTTTATTTCCTCTTTCTTTACCTTTTCTTCAAAATCGTCCATAGGTTCTATTTTAACTCCTCCAACAACATTACCAATCTTCCTTTTATCTTTATCAAATGCTAATGCAATTCTCAAGCCTTGGGTTTTAAATCCATAAAAGTTTAAAAGTGCAGAGCCAAGTTTCCCTACTCCTATTAATGCTACCTTAATCTCCTTCCCTGGAAAAGCAATTTTCTTGATAATTTTTAGAACTTCTTCGGTATTATATCCAACTCCTCTTTTTCCCATAGAACCTATATATGAGAAATCTTTCCTTACAAGGCTCGCTTTTATATTCAACTTATTCGCAATATCCTCTGAAGAAAAATTCTTCTTCTCTTCCTCGAGGAAATTTTCTAGACATTGAGCATAGATATATAACCTCCTTACAACTTCCTCTGGCACC from candidate division WOR-3 bacterium encodes:
- a CDS encoding redox-sensing transcriptional repressor Rex, translating into MPEEVVRRLYIYAQCLENFLEEEKKNFSSEDIANKLNIKASLVRKDFSYIGSMGKRGVGYNTEEVLKIIKKIAFPGKEIKVALIGVGKLGSALLNFYGFKTQGLRIALAFDKDKRKIGNVVGGVKIEPMDDFEEKVKKEEIKIAIVAVPAEEALNVMRKIKKSSIKAVLNFTPSYFSSLKEFSDGLIIRNIDLSSELAQLSYYLLEKGKRKSLS